Proteins encoded by one window of Emticicia oligotrophica DSM 17448:
- a CDS encoding tetratricopeptide repeat protein, which produces MKQLFLIFVFWFYSAASFSQLLTDNESKQLIIKGLDKLYNYEFKEADFNFHQVKIKYPKHPVTPLLSALQLQWQNLPIEQNPKALAQYLALLEKCQLSAEMLLQDPSKKAEAVFFLFASHGYVALVLNYNKEQVKAANEARKAYSYFKDSKQLIDKNPEFLFTSGLYNFYRIQYPETHPIVKPVMLFFENGNKKLGISQLEQAVLKSVFSRIESAYYLTNIYLKYEMAYTKALHYSTWLHEKYPNNLIYTMRHTESLVMNGKIDEATQLIQHLKRTNDNVYLLAGTLFEGLVYEKYKKNDKIASELYSNVLKMKPNERYTNDYYAMAYAGLARISIRAGNKAKAEELYKKCLEYAEYKSTSLEANNFLK; this is translated from the coding sequence ATGAAACAACTTTTTTTGATTTTTGTGTTTTGGTTCTATTCCGCAGCTTCTTTTTCACAACTCCTCACCGATAATGAATCTAAGCAACTAATTATCAAAGGCTTAGACAAACTTTATAACTACGAATTTAAAGAAGCCGATTTTAATTTTCATCAAGTAAAAATAAAATACCCCAAGCACCCAGTCACACCATTATTGAGTGCCCTTCAACTACAATGGCAAAATTTGCCAATCGAGCAAAATCCCAAAGCATTAGCTCAGTATCTTGCCTTACTTGAAAAATGTCAATTATCGGCCGAAATGTTATTGCAAGACCCTTCAAAAAAAGCAGAGGCTGTATTTTTTCTATTCGCATCGCACGGATACGTAGCCTTGGTTTTAAATTATAATAAAGAGCAGGTAAAAGCCGCCAACGAAGCCCGTAAGGCATATAGCTATTTTAAAGACAGTAAACAATTAATTGATAAAAATCCCGAGTTTTTGTTTACTTCAGGGCTATACAATTTTTATCGAATTCAATATCCTGAAACCCATCCTATTGTCAAACCTGTCATGCTTTTTTTTGAAAATGGTAACAAAAAGCTAGGAATTTCACAACTTGAACAAGCTGTTCTGAAATCAGTATTTTCGAGAATTGAATCAGCGTATTATCTGACCAATATATACTTAAAATATGAAATGGCTTACACGAAAGCCTTGCATTACTCAACATGGCTACACGAAAAATATCCTAATAATTTAATCTATACGATGCGTCATACCGAGAGCTTAGTAATGAATGGAAAGATAGATGAAGCAACGCAACTTATACAACATCTTAAGCGTACTAACGATAATGTATATTTATTGGCTGGAACTCTTTTTGAAGGATTAGTTTATGAAAAATACAAAAAAAACGATAAAATTGCCAGTGAACTTTATAGCAATGTACTAAAAATGAAACCTAATGAACGTTATACAAACGATTACTATGCCATGGCTTACGCAGGTTTAGCTCGGATTTCTATTAGGGCAGGAAACAAAGCTAAGGCAGAAGAACTTTATAAAAAATGCTTAGAGTACGCAGAGTATAAATCAACAAGCTTAGAAGCCAATAATTTTTTAAAGTAA
- a CDS encoding nucleoside triphosphate pyrophosphohydrolase family protein, with protein MQSLDCLNQVAEFHRTFKHPILDTPQIPSPQRCELRVSLIAEELKELQQAIEDKNIVEVADALADIQYVLAGAILEFGLGEKFRTIFDEVQRSNMSKACDTLEEAEATMKHYAEKGTESYYKEIEGKFLVYRKGDDKTLKNINYSPANLMSIVNA; from the coding sequence ATGCAAAGTTTAGATTGCCTTAATCAAGTTGCCGAATTTCATCGAACATTCAAGCACCCTATTTTAGATACTCCTCAGATTCCTTCGCCACAACGTTGTGAGCTACGTGTTTCATTGATTGCCGAAGAATTAAAAGAACTTCAACAAGCTATTGAAGATAAAAATATTGTAGAAGTGGCCGATGCCTTGGCCGACATTCAATATGTATTGGCTGGTGCTATTTTAGAGTTTGGATTAGGGGAAAAGTTTCGAACTATTTTTGATGAAGTACAACGTTCAAACATGAGTAAAGCATGTGATACCCTTGAAGAAGCAGAAGCTACAATGAAGCATTATGCTGAAAAAGGAACGGAATCCTACTATAAAGAAATTGAAGGTAAATTTTTAGTGTATAGAAAAGGCGACGATAAAACGCTGAAGAATATTAATTATTCGCCCGCCAATCTTATGTCGATTGTAAACGCTTGA
- a CDS encoding collagen-like protein: MNKFYRVLSVVSLALSVTLWSCRGDQGPQGPAGPQGPTGASGTNGTNGTNGTNGTNGKDGNANVKGTEVTVKVADWKTVDAAGIGTGATGKTGAYTVTDPNVKATMFVVAFVKVGTQFVALPRVIIKETDGATEQVNFGYETGKVTFYYSSQTAAIGGIKAYAPQTDLTFSYVTIEKTVGQAMQAEGVNLRSRDAVMSYLQEHKY, translated from the coding sequence ATGAACAAATTTTATAGAGTTTTATCAGTAGTATCTTTAGCATTATCTGTTACTTTATGGTCTTGTAGAGGAGACCAAGGTCCACAAGGTCCTGCTGGTCCACAAGGTCCTACTGGTGCAAGTGGTACTAATGGCACTAACGGAACTAATGGTACAAATGGTACTAACGGTAAAGATGGTAACGCTAATGTAAAAGGTACTGAAGTAACAGTAAAAGTTGCCGATTGGAAAACTGTTGATGCTGCTGGTATTGGAACTGGAGCAACTGGCAAAACAGGAGCTTACACAGTAACTGACCCTAATGTAAAAGCAACGATGTTTGTAGTAGCCTTCGTAAAAGTAGGTACTCAATTCGTAGCACTACCACGTGTAATTATCAAAGAAACTGACGGTGCAACTGAGCAGGTAAACTTTGGTTATGAAACTGGTAAAGTTACATTCTATTACAGTTCACAAACAGCTGCAATTGGTGGAATTAAAGCTTATGCTCCACAAACAGACCTAACTTTCTCTTATGTAACAATAGAGAAAACAGTAGGCCAAGCGATGCAAGCTGAAGGTGTTAATCTAAGAAGCCGTGATGCTGTAATGAGTTACTTACAAGAACACAAGTATTAA
- a CDS encoding T9SS type A sorting domain-containing protein, producing the protein MKRVFTVLLLLFTFSGIAQTFPETLPSLSESQNLFQHEEKFRNWLSEQPKGTKGWKWMARYEHELLRRIDTSGNMPTSDVLLKNNREIENIRASYQNSRKKASSWVPAGPYGRSDLFGIGRVNCIAFHPTDSSTFYIGFGQGGIWKTTNGGESYTPLGDNLPILRVSAITIDPNNPEIIYISLADFAYIGYDLYTADRKRNTYYGVGVWKSTNGGNSWQQTGLKNQLSEAINSITRTIWVNPSNSKEVIVVGTKGIFKSFDGGDTWSNKVLDKMSSSLVQHPNNSKILFATAVFVGSIKQGEAGIWKSEDAGNTWRLLPTGIGKTSVQRIEVAISPTSPNLIYAVSCDVNNGFEGFYRSADFGETWQKSSFRGNLLSTSYTTAGGQGFYDLCIMVHPTKPQTVYVGGLILNETNDGGNSWRQATGYSTVHPDQHALNYNPLNNTIYLCNDGGVYTTKEIIANTTVNLSWKFIAKGINATSCYRLGLSEDGSKIITGAQDNNMFLFKNNKEWTNEFEGDGMEGAFTQNYVYGSSQYGYISFFNLNDANKLRTNIFPPATNNDAGEWTTPFVINNKSNQVIIAGGNVHKLEIGQERNRINTISNFKIYSPTRFPQVSTALAVPKNNPEIIYIAKKATPILKQSAELWRTTNNGEFWENITNNIFKESYVTYLAVDNNFPERVWATLSNFEDGKKVYYSNDGGKNWENITYNLPNLPANTIVYQSEEDTDILYVGMDVGVYYLVEGTKEWKPLMANLPNVIIHELEINNNTKKLFAATFGRGIWSTDLVYEKSPQADDFYGMDVSIYPVPNDGKFTIKANYNNIESIQIIDIMGRVRYQEQLQPKALKFSKYFNINNLNSGIYFVKLNSGSLSKTIRIAIN; encoded by the coding sequence ATGAAACGAGTTTTTACCGTATTACTATTACTTTTTACTTTCTCAGGCATCGCACAGACTTTTCCAGAAACTTTACCAAGTTTAAGTGAATCTCAGAACTTATTTCAACATGAAGAAAAATTCAGAAACTGGCTGAGTGAGCAACCCAAAGGAACTAAAGGATGGAAATGGATGGCTCGCTACGAACATGAACTACTCCGTAGAATAGATACTTCGGGAAATATGCCTACTAGTGATGTCTTACTAAAAAATAATCGAGAAATCGAAAATATAAGGGCTAGTTATCAAAATTCTAGAAAAAAAGCTTCTTCATGGGTTCCCGCAGGTCCTTATGGTAGGTCAGACTTATTTGGCATTGGACGAGTCAACTGTATTGCCTTTCATCCAACCGATAGTTCGACTTTTTATATCGGATTCGGACAAGGAGGCATTTGGAAAACAACGAATGGAGGAGAATCATATACTCCGCTAGGCGATAATCTGCCTATATTGAGGGTCAGTGCCATAACAATTGACCCTAATAATCCTGAAATTATATATATTTCTTTAGCCGATTTCGCATATATTGGCTATGACCTTTATACTGCCGATAGAAAAAGAAATACCTACTACGGCGTTGGTGTTTGGAAAAGTACAAATGGCGGGAATAGTTGGCAACAAACAGGGCTAAAAAATCAACTTTCGGAAGCTATTAATTCTATTACTCGCACAATTTGGGTAAACCCTAGTAATTCGAAAGAAGTAATCGTAGTAGGTACAAAGGGAATCTTCAAATCATTCGATGGTGGTGACACGTGGTCTAACAAGGTATTAGATAAAATGTCATCTTCTTTAGTTCAGCACCCAAATAATAGCAAAATTTTATTTGCTACTGCTGTTTTTGTAGGGTCTATCAAACAAGGTGAAGCAGGTATATGGAAATCAGAGGATGCTGGAAATACATGGCGTTTGCTTCCAACGGGTATTGGTAAGACGAGTGTACAGAGAATCGAAGTTGCCATTTCTCCAACAAGTCCAAATCTTATTTATGCAGTGAGTTGCGATGTAAATAATGGATTTGAAGGTTTTTATCGAAGTGCTGATTTTGGAGAAACTTGGCAAAAATCTTCATTCAGAGGTAATTTATTATCTACTTCCTACACCACAGCAGGTGGTCAAGGCTTTTACGACCTTTGCATTATGGTGCATCCTACCAAGCCACAAACCGTATATGTTGGGGGGCTTATTTTAAACGAAACCAATGATGGAGGAAATTCTTGGAGGCAAGCAACAGGTTATTCTACGGTACATCCAGACCAACATGCCCTCAACTACAACCCACTCAATAATACCATTTATCTCTGCAATGATGGTGGAGTTTACACAACCAAAGAAATTATCGCCAATACGACCGTAAATTTATCATGGAAATTTATAGCGAAAGGTATTAATGCCACTTCGTGCTATCGACTTGGTTTATCTGAAGATGGCTCAAAAATCATTACAGGTGCACAAGATAACAATATGTTCTTATTTAAAAATAACAAGGAATGGACCAATGAATTTGAAGGAGATGGAATGGAAGGTGCATTTACCCAAAACTATGTTTATGGCTCATCACAATATGGTTATATCTCATTTTTTAATCTAAATGATGCTAATAAACTTCGAACAAATATCTTTCCTCCCGCTACAAATAATGATGCAGGCGAATGGACAACTCCTTTTGTCATCAATAATAAATCAAATCAAGTAATCATTGCAGGTGGAAATGTACATAAACTAGAGATTGGCCAAGAAAGAAATAGAATAAATACAATCTCGAATTTCAAAATATATAGTCCTACTCGCTTCCCTCAAGTTTCCACAGCTTTAGCTGTGCCTAAAAACAATCCTGAAATTATATATATAGCAAAAAAAGCAACTCCAATTTTAAAACAATCGGCAGAGCTTTGGCGAACAACCAATAATGGTGAATTTTGGGAAAATATCACAAATAATATCTTTAAAGAATCTTACGTGACCTACTTGGCAGTTGATAATAATTTCCCTGAAAGAGTTTGGGCGACCCTTAGCAACTTCGAAGATGGGAAAAAGGTGTATTACTCAAATGATGGCGGCAAAAATTGGGAAAATATAACTTATAATTTACCTAATCTTCCAGCTAATACAATCGTTTACCAGTCAGAAGAAGATACCGACATCTTATATGTAGGTATGGATGTAGGTGTATATTATTTAGTTGAAGGAACAAAAGAATGGAAACCACTGATGGCCAACCTTCCAAATGTAATTATTCACGAACTAGAAATTAATAATAATACAAAAAAACTATTTGCAGCCACTTTTGGTCGAGGTATTTGGTCAACTGATTTGGTATATGAAAAATCACCACAGGCCGACGACTTTTATGGCATGGATGTAAGTATCTACCCGGTACCCAATGATGGGAAATTTACAATAAAAGCAAACTACAATAATATTGAATCAATACAAATTATTGATATCATGGGCAGAGTTCGCTACCAAGAACAACTACAACCTAAAGCACTGAAATTCAGCAAATACTTCAACATTAATAATCTAAATTCGGGTATCTATTTCGTAAAACTTAATTCAGGAAGTTTGAGTAAAACTATAAGGATTGCAATTAATTAA
- a CDS encoding DUF4783 domain-containing protein, which translates to MNKDTQNLMIMKSMKYFISVIILIFFTSATLSKEGIKAHARLDNELADRIRMSFRAGNSRMLASCLNQQVELVIDSEKIDFQKISAQQAEQIFKSFFQKNPPLTFQYEYQGASNAHLRYSVGTYRSRNKDFLVYILVRKAEANKYLIDTIQFREG; encoded by the coding sequence ATGAACAAAGATACTCAAAACTTAATGATTATGAAGTCTATGAAATACTTTATATCGGTTATCATTCTTATCTTTTTTACAAGTGCCACACTTTCTAAAGAAGGGATTAAGGCACATGCAAGATTAGATAACGAATTAGCAGATAGAATAAGGATGTCATTTAGAGCAGGAAATTCACGAATGTTAGCCAGTTGTCTAAACCAACAAGTTGAGTTGGTTATAGACTCAGAAAAGATAGATTTTCAGAAGATTTCCGCACAGCAGGCAGAGCAGATCTTTAAATCATTTTTTCAAAAAAATCCACCGTTGACATTTCAATATGAATACCAAGGAGCATCAAATGCCCACCTTCGTTATAGTGTCGGAACTTATCGTAGTCGTAATAAAGATTTCTTGGTTTATATTTTAGTTCGTAAGGCTGAGGCGAATAAATACTTGATTGATACAATTCAATTTAGAGAAGGATGA
- a CDS encoding QcrA and Rieske domain-containing protein — protein sequence METKQLSRGQFLKQLGLSSAALMSFYCLGTGLTACSKGSDDPAPTTSPSGTTTGGNTSASADTGITGTSKGTSIDFTIDLTNSNFKSLKTEGSFTYVDDIIIANAKGAFVALSKICTHQGTTIDFRSGTNDFKCSNHGSEFKIDGSVQKDPATKALTVYKTELSTNGNSLRIKA from the coding sequence ATGGAAACTAAACAATTAAGTAGAGGGCAATTTCTGAAACAACTCGGCCTTAGCAGTGCAGCTTTGATGTCGTTTTATTGCTTAGGAACTGGACTAACCGCTTGTTCAAAGGGCTCTGATGACCCTGCACCAACTACAAGTCCTTCGGGAACTACCACTGGTGGAAATACCAGTGCTTCTGCTGATACCGGTATTACAGGTACATCTAAAGGTACTTCAATTGATTTTACTATTGATTTAACTAATTCAAATTTTAAGTCGCTAAAAACAGAAGGTTCATTTACTTATGTAGATGATATTATCATTGCGAATGCTAAAGGAGCATTTGTAGCTTTATCTAAAATTTGTACACATCAAGGAACAACTATTGATTTTAGAAGTGGTACCAATGATTTTAAATGCTCAAATCATGGTTCTGAATTTAAAATTGATGGTTCGGTTCAAAAAGACCCTGCAACAAAGGCTCTTACTGTTTACAAAACGGAACTATCTACAAATGGTAACTCTTTGAGAATCAAGGCATAG
- a CDS encoding phosphoribosyltransferase family protein, with the protein MSNQLLNKTQTLQKIRRIAYQIYEQNFEESSIIIAGINGEGYAFAEMLVNELKQISNIDTYIAKVSFEKHATEQPEITIESQVDTFRNKNIVLCDDVLNTGKTLAFSLRPFLSIPIKKLQVAVMVDRNHPNFPISADYVGYSLSTTLNEHIQVILSEEEKTGVYLF; encoded by the coding sequence ATGTCGAATCAATTATTAAACAAAACGCAGACACTTCAAAAAATTCGTCGAATTGCCTATCAGATTTATGAGCAAAACTTTGAAGAGTCGTCGATAATTATTGCCGGAATTAACGGTGAAGGCTACGCTTTTGCTGAAATGTTAGTAAATGAATTAAAACAAATCTCGAATATTGATACATACATCGCTAAAGTTTCTTTCGAAAAACATGCCACAGAACAACCCGAAATAACTATTGAAAGTCAGGTAGATACTTTTCGTAATAAAAATATCGTTTTATGTGATGATGTATTAAATACAGGTAAAACACTTGCTTTTAGCTTACGCCCATTTCTAAGCATTCCGATAAAAAAACTTCAAGTTGCAGTGATGGTTGATAGAAACCACCCGAATTTCCCGATATCGGCCGATTACGTGGGATATTCACTTTCAACAACCCTTAATGAGCATATTCAGGTAATTTTGAGTGAAGAAGAAAAAACCGGTGTTTATTTATTTTAA
- a CDS encoding YceI family protein — protein sequence MIKFRNVFTILFLLPLWAFSQQDVSKLLADKSISTINYAMKHPMHDWEAVCKDVNAVIVLNNATKSIEQVAVSLKPQSFDSGNANRDSHALEVIEALKYPKITFVSTKIRTVAETVAVEGSLTFHGITKPVTITATRGEAAGKLVFEGKFDISLTDFQVERPSLFGLKTEDLMKFKFKLIFK from the coding sequence ATGATAAAATTTCGAAATGTATTCACAATTTTATTCCTATTACCGCTTTGGGCTTTTTCTCAGCAAGATGTTTCTAAATTACTAGCTGATAAAAGTATCTCAACAATTAACTATGCCATGAAGCACCCAATGCACGATTGGGAAGCTGTTTGCAAAGATGTTAATGCGGTAATAGTGCTAAATAATGCTACTAAATCTATTGAACAAGTGGCAGTTTCTCTAAAACCTCAATCATTTGATAGTGGTAATGCTAACCGAGATTCGCATGCTTTAGAAGTGATTGAGGCTTTAAAATATCCAAAGATTACTTTTGTAAGTACAAAGATTAGGACTGTTGCCGAAACGGTAGCGGTAGAGGGAAGTTTAACTTTTCATGGAATTACCAAGCCAGTGACAATAACTGCAACTCGTGGAGAAGCTGCGGGTAAGTTAGTTTTTGAAGGTAAATTTGATATTTCTCTGACCGATTTTCAAGTAGAAAGACCATCATTGTTTGGCTTAAAAACTGAAGATTTGATGAAGTTTAAGTTTAAACTTATTTTTAAATGA
- a CDS encoding YcxB family protein: protein MIVKTKKFALDPKDYVSISFKRHMKTGWKWLLIPVAVLVLGLILHFTGTYKNWWIPVLSVVGGGLYVLFWYAQFYAASQMEQNKQMFEKFMYEIDSRQILVKINQKEGGIMKWESIQTAERTPDSFLLIIGKGQFLRFPFSVFNSEHDLKLFESILKRKELLA from the coding sequence ATGATAGTAAAAACTAAAAAATTTGCATTAGACCCAAAAGATTACGTGAGCATTTCTTTTAAACGCCACATGAAAACTGGATGGAAATGGTTGTTGATTCCAGTAGCAGTTTTGGTTTTAGGATTAATTCTACATTTTACGGGTACATACAAAAACTGGTGGATCCCAGTTCTATCTGTAGTCGGTGGTGGTTTATACGTTTTATTCTGGTATGCTCAATTTTATGCAGCTTCTCAAATGGAACAAAATAAACAAATGTTTGAAAAGTTTATGTATGAAATTGATAGTCGCCAGATTTTGGTAAAAATTAATCAAAAAGAAGGTGGAATCATGAAATGGGAGAGCATCCAAACGGCCGAACGCACGCCAGATTCATTTTTACTGATTATTGGAAAAGGACAATTTTTACGTTTCCCCTTCTCGGTATTTAATAGTGAACATGATTTAAAATTATTTGAATCAATATTAAAACGCAAAGAACTATTGGCATAA
- the gldD gene encoding gliding motility lipoprotein GldD: protein MGKVQFIKLIIFIALFIISLSCSQSNQEYTPKPRGFNRIDLPEHQYQLLPDEHPYSFEYSKDAIIQLDTFKGAEPHWIIVYYPKLNSRIQFTYKAINNDISRLQNMMIDASKLAFHHDKKAYSITDKIYLTKNGKKAVIFELEGEVPSPYQFFVTDSTKHYLRGAVYLMTATENDSLRPIIDYMKVDTKHILETLKWK from the coding sequence ATGGGGAAAGTACAATTCATAAAGTTAATCATTTTCATTGCATTATTTATCATTTCTTTAAGTTGTAGTCAATCCAATCAGGAATACACGCCCAAACCAAGGGGGTTTAATCGAATTGATTTGCCGGAGCATCAATACCAGCTTTTACCAGATGAGCATCCCTACAGTTTTGAATATTCAAAAGATGCTATCATTCAACTTGATACCTTTAAGGGAGCTGAACCACACTGGATTATTGTTTATTATCCCAAGCTAAACTCACGGATACAATTTACGTACAAAGCCATAAACAATGATATCAGTAGATTACAAAATATGATGATTGATGCATCAAAACTTGCCTTTCACCATGATAAAAAAGCTTATTCAATCACTGATAAGATTTATTTGACCAAAAATGGAAAGAAAGCGGTTATATTTGAATTAGAAGGAGAAGTACCAAGCCCGTACCAGTTTTTTGTAACTGATAGCACCAAACATTACCTTAGAGGAGCTGTTTATCTGATGACAGCTACAGAAAACGACTCACTTCGTCCGATTATTGATTATATGAAAGTAGATACCAAACATATACTCGAAACACTAAAATGGAAGTAA